One stretch of Chlamydia abortus DNA includes these proteins:
- a CDS encoding DUF502 domain-containing protein, producing MKKHFITGLVILLPLAITLAVVGMIMNFLTQPFVGLVSGFFERISFYSKHKALLKFVLQIILLFGLFFATVLLGFLARLMIFKSLLSIYDKVLHKIPIIKTVYKAAQQVMTTIFGSQSGSFKQVVMVPFPNAETRCIGLVAGDAPHICSDDPHNPMITVFIPTTPNPTSGFLTLFKKSDITFLDMKIEDAFKYIISCGVLTSGSTTSCSPITEA from the coding sequence ATGAAAAAACACTTTATTACAGGCTTGGTTATTCTCCTCCCCTTAGCAATCACTCTGGCTGTTGTCGGGATGATCATGAATTTCCTCACACAACCCTTCGTTGGTCTTGTCTCAGGATTTTTCGAACGTATTAGCTTTTATTCCAAACATAAAGCTCTGCTTAAATTCGTTTTACAAATCATCTTGCTATTTGGATTATTCTTCGCTACCGTCCTTTTAGGCTTTCTTGCCCGCTTGATGATCTTTAAATCCCTACTCTCAATCTATGACAAAGTCCTTCACAAAATCCCTATCATAAAAACTGTGTATAAAGCTGCTCAACAAGTCATGACAACGATCTTTGGATCCCAATCTGGATCCTTTAAACAAGTGGTTATGGTCCCCTTCCCTAACGCAGAAACACGCTGCATCGGCCTAGTCGCAGGAGACGCTCCCCATATTTGCTCCGATGATCCCCACAACCCTATGATCACCGTGTTCATCCCCACAACACCTAACCCCACTTCCGGTTTTCTCACCCTGTTTAAAAAATCTGATATCACTTTTTTGGATATGAAAATCGAAGACGCTTTCAAATATATTATCTCCTGTGGCGTGCTAACTTCAGGATCGACAACCTCCTGCTCCCCGATTACCGAAGCCTGA
- a CDS encoding small basic protein translates to MSRHRSYGKSIKGETKRNVLKRFERIDLLRKLSRWNDTTAKKATGLPKTPVIK, encoded by the coding sequence ATGTCACGACATCGTAGTTACGGTAAATCCATTAAAGGAGAAACGAAAAGAAACGTTCTCAAGCGTTTTGAACGGATAGATCTTTTGCGTAAGTTAAGCCGTTGGAATGATACTACAGCAAAAAAAGCTACCGGGCTTCCTAAAACTCCTGTAATAAAATAA
- a CDS encoding ribonuclease R family protein, which translates to MRKKRPQSFRRNSKQIFISGVLFVHAKKGFGFVTPDHPEEYPFDIFIPARDLKGALDGDHVVVSLFPNSKEGEKRKGGIHQVISRGKTVLVGTITSLTDTSTAFVCVNALGPEIPVKAKLIPKRTYKIGDRLLLSTPVWNAKPESKEPPPLEMLEFIGNISNAKSDFPCIKAEYGINEEFPEAVIEETHHFSQKHISQALRSRKDLRDLLCFTIDSITAKDFDDAVSLTYDNNDNYILGVHIADVSHYVTPHSALDQEASKRCNSIYFPGKVIPMLPPALSDNLCSLKPNVDRLAVSVFMTFTKSGHLSDYEIFRSVIRSKYRMTYDEVDEIVENKQPHPIAKTLLAMAELSEKFSDIREQRGCIRLVLPLFTMSLDNLQEPVTLIETRQTLSHKLIEEFMLKANEVVAYHISHQGVSLPFRIHESPNDESLLSFQEIAKAMGFDIIMTPAQEPDFQYLLQESSAGHPLEPILHSQFVRSMKTASYSTENKGHYGLKLDFYTHFTSPIRRYIDLIVHRLLFHPMSIEETRLEHIVRACSTQERIAAKAEFAFENLKKNRFLHKFLKEQPDTIYQGYIITITPEGLSFTVPEFCQEGFIPSAQLPKEFSLKKKTSPNDLPPKMRPGAPIQVKLSEVNLLNQVITWSLVTKTPNTVKKQPTSTKKTQNKKPRTRRKRNTE; encoded by the coding sequence ATCAGAAAAAAACGACCGCAAAGCTTTAGAAGAAACTCGAAACAAATATTCATTTCCGGCGTCCTATTTGTTCATGCGAAAAAAGGTTTCGGGTTTGTAACACCCGACCACCCAGAAGAATATCCTTTTGATATTTTTATTCCCGCAAGAGACCTTAAAGGAGCCTTAGATGGAGATCACGTTGTCGTCTCTCTTTTCCCCAATTCTAAAGAAGGAGAAAAAAGAAAAGGTGGTATTCACCAAGTCATCTCTCGAGGAAAAACTGTTCTTGTAGGAACAATAACCTCGCTCACTGACACCTCAACGGCATTCGTCTGTGTTAATGCTTTAGGCCCAGAAATCCCCGTAAAAGCCAAACTTATTCCTAAACGAACGTATAAAATCGGCGATCGTTTACTCCTCAGCACTCCTGTATGGAACGCAAAACCTGAATCCAAAGAACCTCCTCCATTAGAAATGCTCGAATTTATCGGGAATATCTCCAACGCTAAGTCCGATTTTCCCTGTATAAAAGCTGAATACGGAATTAACGAAGAATTCCCAGAAGCCGTTATCGAAGAAACTCACCATTTCTCACAAAAACACATTAGCCAAGCACTACGATCACGAAAAGATCTTCGCGATCTCTTATGCTTTACTATCGACTCCATAACTGCAAAAGACTTCGATGATGCCGTATCCTTAACCTATGACAATAACGACAATTACATCCTGGGTGTCCATATTGCCGATGTCTCCCACTACGTCACACCCCACTCTGCTCTAGACCAAGAAGCAAGTAAACGGTGCAACTCTATCTACTTTCCCGGGAAAGTGATTCCTATGCTTCCCCCCGCTCTTTCGGATAATCTCTGCAGCTTAAAACCTAACGTCGATCGACTCGCCGTTTCTGTGTTCATGACCTTTACAAAATCCGGTCACTTATCCGATTATGAAATATTCCGTAGTGTCATCCGTAGTAAATACCGCATGACCTATGATGAAGTGGACGAGATTGTAGAAAATAAACAACCCCACCCCATAGCAAAAACTCTTCTCGCTATGGCAGAACTCAGCGAAAAATTCTCCGATATCCGAGAACAACGTGGGTGCATACGTCTTGTTCTTCCTTTATTCACCATGTCTCTAGATAACCTACAAGAACCTGTTACCCTTATAGAAACACGACAAACACTATCACATAAACTCATCGAAGAGTTTATGCTCAAAGCTAATGAAGTCGTTGCTTACCATATTTCCCACCAAGGCGTTTCTCTTCCATTTAGAATCCACGAATCTCCGAATGATGAGAGTTTGCTCTCCTTCCAAGAGATCGCCAAAGCTATGGGTTTTGATATTATCATGACCCCAGCTCAAGAACCGGATTTCCAATATCTATTACAAGAGAGCTCCGCAGGACATCCTCTAGAACCCATTCTACATTCACAATTTGTTCGTAGTATGAAAACCGCCTCGTACTCAACCGAAAATAAAGGTCACTATGGTCTCAAATTGGATTTCTACACCCACTTCACTAGCCCAATCCGTCGCTATATCGATCTTATTGTTCACCGACTCCTTTTCCACCCTATGTCTATAGAAGAAACACGCCTAGAACATATTGTAAGAGCGTGCTCTACTCAAGAGCGTATAGCCGCAAAAGCTGAATTTGCTTTTGAAAACCTTAAAAAAAACCGTTTTTTACATAAGTTCTTAAAAGAACAACCAGACACAATTTATCAAGGTTACATCATCACAATCACTCCCGAAGGTCTCTCATTTACCGTTCCGGAATTCTGCCAAGAAGGCTTTATTCCCTCCGCACAGTTACCTAAAGAATTCTCGTTGAAAAAGAAAACATCCCCCAATGATCTACCTCCTAAAATGCGCCCAGGAGCCCCCATACAAGTCAAACTCTCCGAAGTCAATCTCCTCAATCAAGTGATTACTTGGTCATTGGTAACGAAAACACCAAACACAGTAAAAAAACAACCCACGAGTACGAAAAAAACTCAAAATAAGAAACCAAGAACTCGCAGAAAAAGGAATACAGAATAA
- a CDS encoding hemolysin family protein, which yields MLYSLLAITLLFLLFSTALSQKTNTSQENTDTPQREPKQSHTPALLAAVLLSFYGILGVALYSQYTWKTKSLSLVFWATYILAAPLAYGCLPYCIKLHKGTHSALCFISSLLQAFFLPLQRYMHRRDEQSKTGNSEMENQLSEAVSSFDKLIVREIMIPKVDIFAIQEDTPIRNAFPAIIEEGYSRIPLYKKNIDNITGVLLVKDLLAIYPKSVNSSLPVSSVAKPPLYAPEIKKVSSLLQEFRQKHRHLAIIVNEYGITEGIVSMEDIIEEIFGEIADEYDVQEDIPYKKVGNSWIVDGRMNISDAEEYFNLKIHHENSYDTLGGHVFHKVGAVPQKGMKIHHENFDIEIITCSERSVGKLKITPRKKKLSPS from the coding sequence ATGCTTTATTCCCTACTCGCCATTACTCTCCTCTTTCTTTTGTTCTCCACGGCACTGTCTCAGAAGACAAACACCTCACAAGAAAATACTGACACACCTCAGCGAGAACCTAAACAGTCGCATACCCCCGCTCTTCTCGCTGCCGTACTACTCAGTTTTTATGGAATTCTAGGCGTTGCCCTCTACTCCCAATACACATGGAAAACCAAAAGTCTATCTTTGGTTTTTTGGGCAACATATATACTCGCTGCCCCCTTGGCTTACGGCTGTCTTCCCTATTGTATCAAACTTCACAAAGGAACACATTCAGCTCTCTGTTTTATCTCCTCGTTACTTCAGGCGTTTTTTCTACCCCTCCAACGCTATATGCACCGCAGGGATGAGCAGTCTAAAACAGGCAACTCAGAAATGGAAAATCAACTCTCTGAGGCCGTATCGTCATTTGATAAGTTGATTGTTCGAGAAATCATGATCCCTAAGGTAGATATCTTCGCCATTCAAGAAGACACCCCCATCCGTAACGCTTTTCCCGCAATCATAGAAGAAGGGTATAGCCGCATTCCTCTATACAAGAAAAACATTGATAATATCACCGGAGTCCTCCTAGTCAAAGATCTACTCGCCATCTACCCTAAATCCGTAAACTCTTCACTCCCTGTTTCTTCAGTTGCTAAACCTCCCCTCTATGCCCCGGAAATTAAAAAGGTGTCCTCATTACTCCAAGAATTTCGTCAGAAACATCGCCACCTCGCCATCATCGTCAACGAATACGGTATCACTGAGGGCATCGTCAGCATGGAAGATATCATTGAAGAAATTTTCGGAGAAATTGCCGATGAATATGATGTGCAAGAAGATATTCCCTATAAAAAAGTAGGGAACTCTTGGATCGTAGATGGACGTATGAACATCTCCGATGCCGAAGAATACTTTAATCTCAAGATCCACCATGAAAATAGCTACGACACACTAGGAGGACACGTTTTTCATAAAGTCGGTGCTGTTCCACAAAAAGGGATGAAAATCCATCACGAAAACTTTGATATCGAGATTATCACCTGCTCAGAACGCAGCGTAGGTAAACTCAAAATCACCCCAAGAAAAAAGAAGTTATCTCCTTCGTAA
- a CDS encoding menaquinone biosynthesis protein, which translates to MSDKFERRLTLGCVSYINAFPFSLELAKRDDILLHTAPPSDLLGCLLHGDLQFALTSAVGLFTHPFGTVPGFGIAAYKKILSVNLYAAPTFFTAEKLRIAATKESRSSIMLLHILCRHLWNTPMPEIIQLSSDDVIEKAENYDGLLLIGDTALHHPHIRGFATYDLAQGWYELTQLPFVFAVVLSNHPEGSHTIQEALENSLSHFEAHPEAAIAKAVERTQLSEVLLKDYYSLCRYRLREEDYEGIEKFREYHATLYP; encoded by the coding sequence ATGTCTGACAAATTCGAAAGACGTTTAACTTTAGGTTGTGTAAGCTACATCAATGCTTTCCCTTTTTCTTTAGAGCTTGCAAAAAGAGACGATATTCTTCTTCACACTGCACCACCCTCAGATTTACTCGGATGTCTTCTCCATGGAGACTTACAATTTGCTCTTACCTCTGCCGTAGGGTTATTCACCCATCCCTTCGGTACAGTTCCTGGATTTGGTATAGCCGCATATAAGAAAATCCTCAGTGTAAATCTTTACGCAGCCCCGACATTTTTCACCGCTGAAAAACTCCGCATCGCCGCGACAAAAGAAAGTCGCTCTTCGATCATGCTACTCCATATCCTCTGCCGACATTTATGGAATACTCCTATGCCGGAAATTATCCAACTCTCTTCTGATGATGTTATAGAAAAAGCAGAAAATTATGACGGGCTACTCTTAATCGGTGATACAGCCTTACATCATCCTCATATTCGCGGGTTTGCAACGTACGATCTTGCTCAAGGATGGTATGAACTTACCCAACTGCCTTTTGTCTTTGCTGTTGTTCTTTCTAATCATCCTGAAGGCAGCCATACCATCCAAGAAGCTCTAGAAAACTCTCTAAGCCATTTTGAAGCCCATCCCGAAGCAGCCATAGCAAAAGCTGTAGAACGTACCCAGCTTTCTGAAGTTTTACTTAAGGACTACTATTCTTTATGCCGTTATCGCCTAAGAGAAGAAGATTACGAAGGCATAGAAAAATTCCGAGAATATCATGCTACCCTCTACCCATAA
- a CDS encoding anti-sigma factor antagonist yields MNNIQKEEHGITAVLHLQGKLDGISSPEVQENISQSLSSGIKNIVLDCTNLDYMSSAGIRVLLQSYHQVGKHAGKIVLTCVPKTIEQTLYVTGFLSYFKMFNTVQEALQALSKDED; encoded by the coding sequence ATGAATAACATCCAAAAAGAAGAGCACGGAATCACTGCTGTCTTACATCTTCAAGGAAAACTTGACGGGATCTCTTCTCCGGAAGTACAAGAAAACATCTCACAATCCCTATCTTCGGGAATCAAAAATATCGTTCTTGATTGCACGAACTTGGATTATATGTCCAGTGCGGGCATTCGTGTCCTTTTACAAAGTTACCATCAAGTCGGCAAACACGCAGGGAAAATCGTCCTTACTTGCGTTCCTAAAACTATAGAACAAACTCTATATGTTACAGGATTCCTCTCATATTTCAAAATGTTCAATACAGTGCAGGAAGCATTACAAGCATTAAGCAAAGACGAAGATTGA
- a CDS encoding DUF3604 domain-containing protein: MRRSVCYVNPSVARAGQISTWKFLYSLVDYLPEGTKLKFDLGCQGRPIDWEIPSTDLQQPRNTIYLETPKGDVFSAVAIPIPHSPVPQYEFTLPYELEAGETLTIVLGPSPDYPQTDEAGNGAQLFTQRRKPFYLYVDPEGKGNYDEPDVFSMDIRGNVLKHIQIFTPSYVVKNKRFDITVRFEDEFNNLTNFSPENTRIELSYEHLRENLNWQLFIPETGFVILPNLYFNEPGIYRIQLKNLLTNELFVSAPIKCFSDTAPNLMWGLLHGESERVDSEENIEACLRHFRDDCALNFYASSSFENQEGLTPDLWKMITQTIGDFNEEDRFVSLSGVQYCGEPGEEGIRQILYIKENKACSKHKDCKISSLSKLYKSASSHEIISIPCFTASKHYGFNFNNFYPEFERVVEIYNSWGCSERTEKEGNLFPIKGSDSEVESGTLVEALKRNLRFGFVAGGLDDRGIYSKFFDANQQQYTPGLTAIICNKYSRESLIEALYQRHCYATTGPRIIVSFNITSAPMGSELSTTTKPGLAVNRHISGYVAGTAQLKTVEIIRNGEVIKTFFPESSNLDYEYDDMDPLSEVILKDPKGKIPFAFYYLRVTQVDQAMAWSSPIWVDLH, encoded by the coding sequence ATGCGCAGATCTGTTTGTTATGTTAATCCTTCCGTAGCTAGAGCTGGGCAAATATCCACATGGAAGTTTCTTTACTCTTTAGTCGACTACCTCCCCGAAGGAACAAAACTGAAATTTGACTTAGGCTGTCAAGGTAGACCTATAGACTGGGAAATTCCTTCCACAGATCTCCAACAACCACGGAATACAATCTACTTGGAAACACCTAAAGGAGATGTTTTTTCTGCTGTAGCCATTCCTATTCCCCATAGTCCTGTGCCACAGTATGAATTTACCCTCCCCTACGAATTAGAAGCTGGAGAAACCCTCACGATTGTGCTCGGGCCCTCCCCCGATTACCCACAAACAGATGAAGCCGGAAATGGAGCACAACTATTTACGCAACGCCGTAAGCCCTTCTATCTCTATGTAGATCCTGAAGGCAAGGGGAACTATGATGAACCCGATGTCTTTTCCATGGATATTCGTGGTAACGTTCTTAAACATATTCAAATTTTTACCCCCTCCTACGTTGTAAAAAACAAACGTTTTGATATTACCGTACGCTTTGAAGATGAGTTTAACAATCTCACAAACTTCTCCCCAGAAAATACACGTATCGAACTCTCTTACGAACACCTAAGAGAAAACCTGAATTGGCAATTGTTCATTCCTGAAACCGGGTTCGTTATTCTTCCCAATCTCTATTTCAATGAACCTGGGATCTATAGAATCCAACTAAAAAATCTTTTAACTAATGAGCTCTTCGTCTCCGCCCCTATAAAATGTTTTTCTGACACTGCGCCCAACCTCATGTGGGGTCTACTGCACGGAGAATCAGAACGCGTGGATTCTGAAGAAAATATTGAAGCTTGTTTGCGACACTTCAGAGACGATTGCGCATTAAACTTTTATGCATCGTCATCTTTCGAAAATCAGGAAGGACTAACTCCTGATCTTTGGAAAATGATTACCCAAACAATTGGAGATTTTAACGAAGAAGATCGTTTCGTTTCCTTATCAGGGGTGCAGTACTGTGGAGAACCTGGAGAAGAAGGCATTCGACAAATTCTCTACATCAAAGAAAATAAAGCATGTTCTAAACACAAAGACTGCAAGATTTCTTCTTTATCGAAACTCTATAAAAGTGCTTCTAGTCACGAGATTATTTCGATACCTTGTTTCACTGCTTCAAAACATTACGGTTTCAATTTCAACAACTTCTATCCGGAATTTGAACGTGTTGTTGAAATTTATAACTCTTGGGGTTGTTCAGAAAGAACAGAAAAAGAAGGGAATCTTTTCCCTATCAAAGGAAGTGATTCTGAAGTAGAATCCGGCACATTAGTCGAAGCGTTAAAACGTAACCTCCGCTTTGGTTTTGTTGCTGGAGGTTTGGACGATCGCGGTATCTATAGCAAGTTCTTCGATGCTAACCAACAGCAATATACTCCAGGTCTGACCGCGATTATATGTAATAAATATAGTCGGGAATCTCTCATAGAAGCGTTATATCAACGTCATTGCTATGCAACTACAGGACCAAGAATTATCGTTAGCTTTAACATTACCTCAGCTCCTATGGGTTCTGAGTTATCAACAACTACGAAACCTGGCCTTGCCGTAAATCGTCATATCTCAGGATACGTTGCAGGAACAGCTCAACTCAAAACTGTTGAGATTATCCGTAATGGGGAAGTCATCAAAACCTTCTTCCCTGAGAGTAGTAACCTAGATTATGAATACGATGATATGGACCCTCTATCTGAAGTCATTCTTAAAGATCCTAAAGGAAAGATTCCTTTTGCCTTCTATTACCTAAGAGTAACTCAAGTAGACCAAGCTATGGCATGGAGTTCGCCTATTTGGGTAGATCTTCATTAA
- the ybeY gene encoding rRNA maturation RNase YbeY, with translation MKKVPLQVCVSNKQCDVPIRIQSVKKLVLCCLQCWKVSTDQVYVYFLDDEALAQLHDEVFADPSLTDTITLPIDSPESTAHPHILGEAFISPKAAIRFLQDRAEDTDLLYEEISRYVVHSLLHMLGYDDQTPEERKKMRGKENQALCMLREKHALLSD, from the coding sequence TTGAAAAAGGTTCCTTTACAAGTTTGTGTTTCTAACAAGCAATGTGATGTTCCTATTCGGATACAATCAGTAAAAAAGTTGGTTCTTTGCTGCTTGCAGTGCTGGAAAGTTTCCACAGATCAAGTGTATGTGTACTTTTTAGATGACGAAGCTCTGGCCCAGCTTCACGATGAGGTGTTTGCAGATCCTTCATTAACAGATACGATTACACTACCTATAGATTCTCCAGAAAGTACTGCGCACCCACACATTCTTGGCGAAGCTTTCATCAGTCCTAAAGCAGCCATACGTTTTTTACAAGACCGTGCTGAAGATACCGACCTACTATACGAAGAAATTTCTCGCTACGTTGTCCATTCTCTCTTACACATGCTCGGATATGATGATCAAACTCCCGAGGAAAGAAAAAAAATGAGAGGTAAAGAAAATCAAGCGCTATGTATGTTGAGAGAAAAACACGCGCTTTTATCAGATTAA
- a CDS encoding CofH family radical SAM protein: protein MTITPPRILPKNSWMKHVFDKYMERVRLSKEDALRLLLLEDEVDQRALWAFADLVRQKYVGDVVYYSSTFYLYPTNFCEFNCTFCAFYAKPGDPKGWFHTPDQLIEKIQELDVPITETHIVGGCFPDCDLDYYTELFSKIKAHFPHLHVKALTGIEYAYLANLHNIPVVEVLQTLKNAGLDSIPGGGFDILVDEIRQKLAPGRLSSQEFLEIHRTAHGLDIPTNSTMLCYHRERPEDIVTHMDKLRNLQDDTLGFKNFILLKFATENNALGKRLRKLGTSHHIPPASIIAVARLFLDNFRNIKALWNYLGIEQALHLLSCGANDLSSTHLGEKVFQMASSNQSIKMDIEGMASLITKLGRIPCLTNSKDV from the coding sequence ATGACGATAACACCCCCTCGCATTCTGCCTAAAAATTCTTGGATGAAACATGTATTCGATAAGTACATGGAAAGAGTTCGTCTTTCTAAAGAAGATGCCCTGCGTCTACTCCTCTTAGAAGATGAAGTTGACCAGCGTGCTTTATGGGCTTTTGCTGATCTAGTACGCCAAAAGTATGTCGGAGATGTTGTCTACTACTCCTCCACATTTTATTTATATCCTACCAACTTCTGTGAATTTAACTGCACATTTTGTGCTTTTTACGCGAAGCCTGGAGATCCTAAGGGATGGTTTCATACACCAGACCAACTCATAGAAAAAATCCAGGAATTAGACGTCCCGATTACAGAAACACATATTGTTGGAGGATGCTTTCCAGACTGCGATTTAGACTACTACACAGAACTATTTAGCAAAATTAAAGCTCACTTCCCTCACCTCCATGTCAAAGCACTCACAGGAATAGAATATGCCTACTTGGCTAACCTTCACAATATTCCTGTTGTTGAGGTATTACAAACCCTAAAAAATGCAGGATTAGATTCCATTCCCGGAGGAGGATTCGATATTCTGGTGGATGAAATACGTCAAAAACTCGCTCCAGGGCGTTTATCTTCTCAAGAGTTCTTAGAAATTCATAGAACCGCACATGGTCTGGATATCCCCACTAACAGTACAATGTTATGCTACCATAGGGAACGTCCCGAAGATATCGTCACACATATGGATAAATTACGGAACCTTCAAGATGATACTTTAGGCTTTAAAAACTTTATATTATTGAAGTTCGCAACAGAAAATAATGCTCTAGGGAAAAGACTACGCAAATTAGGAACTTCTCATCATATCCCACCCGCATCGATCATTGCGGTTGCCAGACTCTTCCTGGATAACTTCAGAAACATAAAAGCCTTGTGGAATTACTTAGGAATCGAGCAAGCTTTACACTTGCTATCTTGTGGAGCTAACGATTTATCCTCCACACACCTTGGAGAAAAGGTATTTCAAATGGCCTCTTCTAACCAAAGTATAAAAATGGATATTGAGGGCATGGCAAGCCTCATAACGAAACTAGGACGCATACCATGTCTGACAAATTCGAAAGACGTTTAA
- a CDS encoding DNA-3-methyladenine glycosylase, giving the protein MLPESFFLNDDVLYLAKELLGHVLVTHLEGQRTSGIIIETEAYRGPEDKACHAYNYRKTQRNLPMYSRGGIAYIYRCYGMHSLFNVVTGHQDLPHAVLIRAILPYEGEDIMVLRRQWQNKPKHLLTNGPGKVCQALNLTLEYNTHSLSSPQIHISKKKFSGTITQKPRIGIDYAQEYRDLPWRFLLHIKN; this is encoded by the coding sequence ATGCTTCCAGAGAGCTTCTTCTTAAACGATGATGTTCTGTATTTAGCCAAAGAACTCCTAGGTCATGTTCTCGTCACTCACCTAGAAGGACAAAGAACATCAGGAATTATCATAGAAACCGAAGCTTATCGCGGGCCCGAGGATAAAGCCTGTCATGCCTACAACTATAGAAAAACACAAAGAAACCTCCCTATGTATAGCCGTGGGGGTATCGCGTATATCTACCGCTGCTATGGCATGCATTCCCTGTTTAATGTCGTAACCGGACATCAAGATCTTCCCCATGCCGTACTGATTCGCGCTATCCTTCCCTACGAAGGCGAAGATATCATGGTCCTAAGACGCCAATGGCAAAATAAACCCAAACACCTCCTCACTAACGGACCGGGAAAAGTCTGCCAAGCTCTCAACCTCACCCTAGAATACAACACGCATTCCCTTTCCTCTCCCCAAATCCACATTAGCAAAAAGAAATTTTCAGGAACAATTACCCAAAAACCACGTATAGGCATAGACTATGCTCAAGAATACCGCGATCTTCCTTGGAGGTTCTTACTCCACATAAAAAATTAA